From the genome of Flavobacterium ovatum, one region includes:
- a CDS encoding aldehyde dehydrogenase family protein gives MIIKPHELTPVTASEFCRLVHEVGVPKGVVNMVVTQNAEAASLLVECPIPNWLFFN, from the coding sequence TTGATTATCAAACCACATGAATTAACACCAGTAACGGCATCAGAATTTTGTCGTTTGGTACATGAAGTAGGTGTTCCAAAAGGAGTAGTGAATATGGTTGTTACACAAAATGCCGAAGCAGCTTCGTTACTAGTTGAATGTCCGATACCAAATTGGTTATTTTTTAATTAG
- a CDS encoding DEAD/DEAH box helicase — MLFEDLKLSKSIQKAVYEQGYINPTPIQEQSIPLILAGNDLIGCAQTGTGKTAAFAIPIIHQLHRIVGSTKKAKQIRALVITPTRELAVQIGQSFDTYAKYTNLTQLTIFGGVSQNPQVDTLKDGVDILIATPGRLLDLHKQGFIDLDHLHTLVLDEADQMLDMGFVNDVKKIVKLTPKNRQTLFFSATMPIAIRELAEMFLTKPETVTVSPVSSTAEKVEQRVYFVEKGEKRNLLYQLIQNENLSDVLVFSRTKHGADNVVKALRKKNIPAEAIHGDKSQNARQRVLEAFKNKEVGVLVATDIAARGIDIDQLPFVINFDLPNIPETYVHRIGRTGRAGNGGVAISFCSKDEHGYWKDIQKLIKVDVQTISDHPFPWHSGNPETAPGGSTKPQNSNRGGEGHKSRKSTASKQNKKRWY; from the coding sequence AACCCCACACCAATTCAAGAACAATCAATTCCACTTATTTTAGCTGGAAATGACTTGATTGGGTGCGCACAAACAGGTACTGGAAAAACAGCTGCTTTTGCTATTCCAATTATACATCAATTACACAGAATTGTAGGTTCTACAAAAAAAGCAAAACAAATTCGTGCCTTAGTAATTACTCCTACACGAGAATTAGCCGTACAAATAGGACAAAGCTTTGACACATACGCCAAATATACAAATCTTACGCAGCTGACAATTTTTGGTGGAGTCTCACAAAACCCACAAGTAGATACTTTAAAAGACGGAGTAGATATATTAATTGCAACTCCTGGAAGATTATTAGATTTACACAAACAAGGTTTTATAGACTTAGACCATTTGCATACATTAGTACTTGATGAAGCAGACCAAATGCTTGATATGGGATTTGTAAATGATGTCAAAAAAATTGTAAAATTGACTCCTAAAAACCGTCAAACATTATTTTTCTCGGCTACCATGCCTATTGCTATACGTGAGTTAGCTGAAATGTTTTTGACAAAGCCTGAAACTGTCACTGTTTCTCCTGTTTCTTCTACAGCTGAAAAGGTTGAACAACGTGTTTATTTTGTTGAAAAAGGTGAAAAAAGAAACCTTTTATACCAATTAATTCAAAATGAAAACCTTAGTGATGTATTAGTTTTTTCAAGAACCAAACACGGAGCTGATAATGTAGTGAAAGCGCTTCGCAAGAAAAACATTCCTGCTGAAGCTATTCATGGAGATAAATCTCAAAATGCAAGACAAAGAGTTCTTGAAGCTTTTAAAAATAAAGAAGTAGGTGTATTAGTAGCTACTGATATTGCCGCACGAGGAATCGATATTGATCAATTACCATTTGTTATTAATTTTGATTTACCTAATATACCTGAAACCTACGTACACCGTATAGGACGTACAGGACGTGCTGGAAATGGTGGTGTTGCAATTTCTTTTTGTAGTAAAGATGAACACGGTTACTGGAAAGACATACAAAAACTAATCAAAGTAGATGTTCAAACAATTAGTGATCACCCTTTCCCTTGGCATTCAGGAAATCCTGAAACTGCTCCTGGAGGTTCTACAAAACCTCAAAACTCTAATAGAGGTGGCGAAGGTCATAAATCAAGAAAATCTACTGCCTCAAAACAGAATAAAAAACGTTGGTATTAA
- a CDS encoding T9SS type A sorting domain-containing protein, translated as MKEISCCCDICSPTFMDNWIVCEVRRHSHSGVLEIPVPYSLLAANNVVSVQFPDAGGHVSSVCLQVNNFSHNIRLLSNEKFQYDNQISISPNPAKEQAVLTIVDDLVNSTANIYNVQGALVQEVHLVQLANKLDISKLTKGVYFVVIVKNNIKMAKTKLIVN; from the coding sequence TTGAAAGAAATAAGTTGCTGCTGTGATATTTGTTCTCCAACCTTTATGGATAATTGGATTGTGTGCGAAGTCAGGAGACATTCGCACAGCGGTGTATTAGAAATCCCTGTTCCGTACAGTTTATTGGCTGCCAATAACGTGGTTTCGGTGCAATTTCCAGATGCAGGCGGACATGTAAGTAGTGTATGTTTACAAGTGAATAATTTCAGTCACAATATTCGTCTTTTATCGAATGAGAAATTTCAGTATGACAATCAAATCAGTATTTCTCCAAATCCAGCCAAAGAACAAGCAGTGCTGACAATCGTGGATGATTTGGTCAATAGCACGGCCAATATATACAATGTTCAAGGAGCTTTGGTGCAAGAAGTACATTTGGTACAGTTGGCCAACAAACTTGATATAAGTAAATTAACTAAAGGTGTTTATTTTGTAGTTATAGTGAAGAATAACATTAAAATGGCCAAAACGAAATTGATCGTAAATTAG
- a CDS encoding dicarboxylate/amino acid:cation symporter, with translation MKKLELHWKILIGMVAGLLFGFLMKNLEQKGIVVDWIKPFGTVFINMLKMIAVPLIVVSLIVGLADLKDISKLSKLGGRTVFFYLCTTIFAVSLGLVLANVIKPGSYINEASRKSLLENFSGDASQKIELADKAKTSGPLQPMVDIVPDNFFNALSDNGSMLQVIFFVILIGIGLILVEEEKSKPVVDFFKGLNDVIMKIIDIIMLFSPYGVFALMAALMVEIPDFTTLGALAIYGLTVLFGLLIMTFILYPTLLMLFAKVNPISFFKAIAPAQLLAFSTSSSAATLPVTMECVTEHVGVDEEVSSFVLPLGATVNMDGTSLYQAVAAIFIAQAMLPYPLDFHTQLMIVVTATLASIGSAAVPSAGMVMLVIVLGQAGIPEAGLALIFAIDRPLDMCRTVVNITSDATVATIVAKSVGKLNPVKS, from the coding sequence ATAAAGAAACTTGAATTGCATTGGAAAATCCTAATAGGAATGGTAGCAGGTTTGCTGTTTGGATTTCTAATGAAAAACTTAGAGCAAAAAGGAATTGTAGTGGATTGGATAAAACCATTCGGTACTGTGTTTATCAATATGCTTAAAATGATTGCAGTTCCATTGATTGTCGTTTCTTTAATTGTAGGATTAGCAGATTTAAAAGATATTTCTAAACTATCAAAACTAGGTGGTCGTACAGTGTTTTTTTATTTGTGCACTACTATTTTTGCAGTCAGTTTAGGTTTAGTTTTGGCCAATGTCATTAAGCCAGGAAGTTATATCAATGAAGCGTCAAGAAAGAGTTTGCTTGAAAATTTTTCAGGGGATGCGTCACAAAAAATTGAATTAGCTGATAAAGCTAAAACTAGTGGTCCACTACAGCCAATGGTGGATATTGTCCCAGATAATTTTTTCAATGCATTGTCAGACAACGGGAGTATGCTACAAGTTATTTTTTTCGTGATTCTTATAGGGATAGGATTGATCCTTGTTGAAGAAGAAAAATCAAAACCAGTGGTGGATTTTTTTAAGGGTCTAAATGATGTAATTATGAAAATTATTGATATCATCATGTTGTTTTCACCATACGGTGTATTTGCATTAATGGCGGCGCTGATGGTTGAGATTCCTGATTTTACTACTCTAGGTGCTCTAGCAATTTATGGATTAACGGTATTGTTTGGATTATTGATAATGACTTTTATACTTTACCCAACATTATTGATGCTTTTTGCAAAAGTAAACCCTATTAGTTTTTTTAAAGCGATAGCTCCTGCTCAATTGTTAGCTTTTTCGACTAGTTCGAGCGCTGCTACCTTACCAGTAACCATGGAATGTGTCACAGAACATGTAGGAGTCGATGAAGAAGTTTCTAGTTTTGTATTGCCCTTGGGGGCTACCGTAAATATGGATGGGACCAGCTTATATCAGGCGGTAGCAGCGATTTTTATAGCACAAGCTATGTTGCCTTATCCATTAGATTTTCATACTCAATTAATGATTGTAGTTACCGCTACTTTAGCATCGATAGGTTCAGCGGCTGTTCCTAGTGCTGGTATGGTTATGTTAGTGATTGTACTGGGACAAGCTGGAATTCCCGAAGCAGGATTAGCACTAATTTTTGCTATTGATAGACCTTTGGATATGTGTAGGACGGTCGTAAATATAACCAGTGACGCTACCGTTGCCACAATTGTAGCTAAATCTGTGGGGAAACTAAATCCAGTTAAATCATAA
- a CDS encoding enoyl-CoA hydratase-related protein, which translates to MEQTLSNKEMVVAARRVCHLISTSNNIFIAAFNEHILGGALELAMACDIRLAALGNYLIGLPEIKLGLILGNGRTVRLINLIGASRAMELLVTGNTINAVTAHQFRLINQLFPADSFENDVNQYCTALAAGAGEAMASIKKFVLESQGLNAQQALYLETALVNPLYETPDGIEGFQAFIEKRTPNFK; encoded by the coding sequence TTGGAACAAACACTATCGAACAAAGAAATGGTCGTGGCGGCCCGCAGAGTTTGTCATTTAATTAGCACTAGTAACAATATATTTATCGCTGCCTTTAATGAACATATCCTTGGTGGTGCATTGGAACTGGCTATGGCTTGCGACATTCGTTTGGCAGCTCTAGGCAATTACCTTATTGGCCTTCCGGAAATTAAGCTCGGACTCATTCTAGGAAATGGTAGAACCGTACGTTTGATTAATCTTATAGGCGCAAGTCGTGCTATGGAATTACTCGTTACAGGAAACACGATTAATGCCGTTACAGCGCATCAATTTAGACTAATCAATCAATTATTTCCTGCAGATTCATTTGAAAATGATGTGAATCAATATTGCACCGCACTAGCTGCTGGCGCAGGAGAAGCTATGGCAAGTATCAAGAAATTTGTTTTAGAAAGTCAAGGATTAAATGCACAACAAGCTTTATATTTGGAAACCGCTTTGGTGAATCCATTGTATGAAACTCCAGACGGAATCGAAGGTTTTCAAGCTTTTATCGAGAAAAGAACACCTAATTTTAAATAA
- a CDS encoding protease complex subunit PrcB family protein: MKKVGFLLFSLMLVSCGSKVVKTTKTPPLYEVLTQQSTGGANIHFYEILSEPNEIKMLQNDPFLRNKISNTDIQKSNFLILNMGEQATGGYSIGVERVEQTKDSIIVKIEELSPKLTDMVTQGITYPYCVIKINSKKSISIK, encoded by the coding sequence ATGAAAAAGGTAGGATTCTTATTGTTTTCATTAATGTTAGTGTCTTGTGGTTCTAAGGTTGTTAAAACAACTAAAACTCCACCTCTATATGAAGTGCTAACACAACAATCTACGGGTGGTGCAAATATTCATTTTTATGAGATTCTGTCTGAACCCAATGAGATTAAAATGTTGCAAAATGATCCCTTTTTGCGAAATAAAATAAGTAACACCGATATTCAAAAATCGAATTTCTTGATTTTAAATATGGGCGAGCAAGCCACAGGTGGTTATTCAATAGGAGTGGAGAGAGTTGAACAAACCAAAGACTCTATAATTGTCAAAATAGAAGAATTAAGTCCTAAACTTACTGATATGGTAACTCAGGGAATTACTTATCCATACTGTGTGATTAAGATTAATTCAAAAAAATCAATTAGTATCAAATAA
- a CDS encoding response regulator, translating into MIPIRLLIIILFSGAVYGNPLDTINSTFSRKEILELAKEASSLLHESNFEKSFITSRLVLRYALTNNDNDLIARSYNIIGANYEELSEYDKAILYYKKGLVYANKAKNDTIKNWINNNLGNLYCFEKKEYKKGIAFFNESLRFNQKNKDTSQIVFTKLNIAWAYFDIKLFKEGIPYLEFVNNNSAKYGDKSNLVILNMLNGMYSGNIQNYAKAEFFFLKAIELGIKNQNHLDLSFSYNEYSSYLFKKGDFKRAYEYLVKYNKLTVEIQNSQNIKRAKRVGINVELDEYKRKVDTISAANNLQNQSLKKSKIIVVLFIVVIGILLLQMYTLYKNYLFKKKANNVLTLTNAELIIAKEKADEASLLKSQFLSTITHELRTPLYGVVGITNMLLEEHKELENSPHLNSLKFSARYLLSLINDVLQINKIEENRIVLEDLTFNIGDEIEMIITSLSFIAKNHNNTIDVDLDPEIPEFLIGDKLRFSQILINLISNALKFTHDGKVIIRSKLVKVEGIKHYIEFKIKDTGIGIAKEDQEKVFETFTQVGRKDLDYQGTGLGLPIVKKLLGLFESTIFIESVLGEGTTFMFVIPFDSNPEKTNDIINDIEVDLSNSQVFTVLVVDDNSINRLVTQKIIEKRNYKCVVVGSGKEAIELVENSSFDAILMDINMPEMNGFEATKIIRAMGVLTPIIALTAYSKEEITEQALSVGINDIIVKPFETAILFKIINQLIFKA; encoded by the coding sequence ATGATTCCAATTAGATTATTGATAATTATCCTATTTTCTGGGGCCGTTTATGGTAATCCTTTAGATACCATAAATAGTACTTTTTCTAGAAAAGAAATTTTGGAATTAGCCAAAGAGGCTTCCAGTTTATTACATGAATCTAATTTTGAAAAATCATTCATTACTTCTAGATTAGTGTTGCGTTATGCTCTTACAAATAATGATAATGATCTTATTGCTAGATCCTACAATATAATTGGAGCTAATTATGAAGAGTTATCTGAGTATGATAAAGCTATTTTATATTACAAGAAGGGGTTAGTTTATGCTAATAAAGCCAAAAATGATACAATCAAAAATTGGATAAATAATAATTTAGGGAACCTATATTGTTTTGAGAAAAAAGAGTATAAAAAGGGTATTGCTTTTTTTAATGAATCACTTCGATTTAATCAAAAAAACAAAGATACTTCTCAGATTGTATTTACTAAATTGAATATAGCTTGGGCTTATTTTGATATTAAATTGTTTAAAGAAGGTATTCCGTATTTAGAATTTGTAAACAATAACAGTGCTAAGTATGGAGATAAATCTAATTTAGTTATTTTAAATATGCTAAATGGGATGTATAGTGGAAATATTCAAAACTATGCTAAAGCAGAGTTTTTCTTTTTAAAAGCAATAGAGTTAGGGATAAAAAACCAGAATCATTTAGATTTGTCGTTTTCGTATAATGAATACTCTAGTTACTTATTTAAAAAAGGAGATTTTAAGAGGGCTTACGAATATTTAGTCAAATATAATAAGTTGACTGTTGAAATTCAGAACTCACAAAATATTAAAAGAGCTAAACGTGTAGGGATCAATGTTGAATTAGATGAATATAAAAGGAAAGTAGATACGATTTCTGCAGCAAATAATTTGCAAAATCAAAGTTTAAAAAAATCAAAGATCATTGTAGTTTTATTTATTGTAGTCATTGGAATTCTTTTGTTGCAAATGTATACTTTGTATAAAAATTATCTTTTTAAGAAAAAAGCGAATAATGTTTTAACATTGACTAATGCTGAATTAATTATCGCAAAGGAAAAAGCAGATGAGGCTTCGCTCTTAAAATCACAGTTTTTATCGACGATCACTCATGAGTTAAGAACTCCGTTGTATGGAGTAGTAGGGATTACAAATATGCTATTAGAAGAACATAAAGAATTAGAAAATAGTCCGCACCTTAATTCTTTGAAATTTTCTGCAAGGTATTTATTGTCTTTAATTAATGATGTTTTGCAAATTAATAAGATAGAAGAGAACCGAATAGTTCTTGAAGATTTAACTTTCAATATTGGAGACGAAATTGAAATGATAATTACCTCACTATCATTTATTGCTAAAAATCATAATAATACAATTGATGTTGATTTAGACCCGGAAATCCCAGAATTTTTAATTGGTGATAAATTAAGGTTTTCTCAAATTTTAATTAATTTGATTAGTAACGCACTAAAATTCACCCATGACGGTAAGGTTATTATTAGATCAAAATTAGTAAAGGTTGAGGGAATCAAACATTATATAGAATTTAAAATCAAGGATACTGGAATTGGAATAGCCAAAGAAGACCAAGAGAAGGTATTTGAAACATTTACTCAAGTAGGTAGAAAAGATTTAGATTATCAAGGAACAGGATTAGGGCTACCAATCGTTAAGAAATTATTAGGGCTATTTGAAAGTACCATTTTTATTGAAAGTGTATTAGGGGAAGGCACAACCTTTATGTTTGTTATTCCGTTTGATTCAAATCCTGAAAAAACAAATGATATTATAAATGACATTGAAGTCGATTTATCAAACAGTCAGGTTTTTACAGTCCTTGTTGTAGATGATAATAGTATAAATCGTTTAGTTACCCAAAAAATTATTGAAAAACGAAACTATAAGTGTGTTGTTGTTGGGTCAGGAAAAGAAGCTATTGAATTAGTGGAAAACTCCAGTTTTGACGCCATTTTGATGGATATAAATATGCCGGAAATGAATGGATTTGAAGCTACTAAAATTATTAGAGCTATGGGGGTTTTAACACCTATTATCGCTCTTACGGCTTATAGTAAAGAAGAAATCACCGAACAAGCTTTATCAGTAGGTATAAACGATATCATTGTGAAGCCATTCGAAACTGCTATTTTGTTTAAAATAATAAATCAACTTATTTTTAAAGCATAG
- the aroC gene encoding chorismate synthase, translating into MAGNSYGTLFRLTTFGESHGEALGGIIDGCPSGITLDFDAIQLEMSRRKPGQSAIVTQRKEPDDVQFLSGIFEGKTTGTPIGFIIPNTNQKSDDYSHIKDNYRPSHADYVYDQKYGSRDYRGGGRSSARETASRVVGGAIAKQMLPEIKINAYVSSVGPIYLEKPYQDLDFSKIESNPVRCPDEALAAEMEEYIREIRKEGDTVGGTVTCVIQNVPIGLGEPVFDKLHAELGKAMLSINAVKGFEFGSGFCGSKMKGSEHNDLYNPDGTTKTNLSGGIQGGISNGMDIYFRVAFKPVATIMKKQESLDNKGNITEMTGKGRHDPCVVPRAVPIVEAMAAIVLADFYLINKTYK; encoded by the coding sequence ATGGCAGGAAATAGCTACGGCACACTATTTAGATTAACAACTTTTGGAGAGTCACACGGAGAAGCCTTAGGCGGAATTATAGATGGATGTCCATCAGGAATAACATTAGATTTTGACGCTATTCAACTTGAAATGTCAAGAAGAAAACCAGGTCAATCAGCAATTGTTACCCAAAGAAAAGAACCAGACGATGTTCAGTTTTTGTCAGGTATTTTTGAGGGGAAAACTACTGGGACACCTATTGGTTTTATTATCCCAAATACCAATCAAAAATCCGATGATTACTCTCATATCAAAGACAATTATAGACCTAGTCATGCTGATTATGTGTATGATCAAAAATATGGTTCTAGAGATTATCGTGGTGGAGGAAGAAGTTCTGCACGTGAAACCGCTAGTAGAGTAGTAGGAGGAGCTATTGCTAAACAAATGTTACCTGAGATTAAAATCAATGCGTATGTTTCTTCTGTAGGTCCGATTTATTTGGAGAAACCTTACCAAGATTTGGATTTTTCTAAAATTGAAAGCAATCCTGTACGTTGTCCAGATGAAGCTTTAGCAGCTGAAATGGAAGAATATATTCGTGAAATTCGTAAAGAAGGTGATACAGTAGGAGGTACTGTAACTTGCGTGATTCAAAATGTGCCGATCGGATTGGGAGAGCCAGTTTTTGATAAATTACACGCTGAATTAGGAAAAGCAATGCTTTCAATCAATGCTGTAAAAGGATTTGAATTTGGAAGTGGTTTTTGTGGTTCTAAAATGAAAGGAAGTGAACATAACGACCTTTACAATCCAGATGGAACAACTAAGACGAATCTTTCAGGTGGTATTCAAGGTGGTATTAGCAACGGAATGGATATTTATTTCAGAGTAGCTTTCAAGCCAGTAGCTACCATCATGAAAAAACAAGAATCATTAGATAATAAAGGGAATATAACGGAGATGACTGGAAAAGGACGTCACGATCCTTGTGTAGTTCCTCGTGCAGTACCTATTGTGGAAGCAATGGCTGCAATAGTTTTGGCAGATTTCTATTTAATCAATAAAACCTACAAATAA
- a CDS encoding UDP-2,3-diacylglucosamine diphosphatase yields the protein MKKRKVELVVISDTHLGTYGSHAKELYKYLNSIKPNTLVLNGDIIDIWQFRKSYFPKSHLKVIQKIISFASKGTKVYYITGNHDEMLRKFSDLNMGNFSLVDKLVLELDDKKAWIFHGDVFDASVNHAKWIAKLGGLGYDYLILLNRLVNWCLNKIGKEPYSFSKKIKASVKKAVKHISDFEETATELAIENNYDYVICGHIHEPKMIQKTNKNGSTLYLNSGDWVENLTALEYNKKKWKLRRYDESYYLDNENSTEEEEILNTKLIASILFSK from the coding sequence TTGAAAAAAAGAAAAGTTGAATTAGTAGTCATTTCAGACACCCATCTAGGGACTTATGGTAGTCATGCCAAAGAGTTATACAAGTACTTGAACTCTATAAAACCCAATACTTTAGTCTTAAATGGGGATATTATAGACATTTGGCAATTTAGAAAGTCCTATTTTCCTAAGTCGCATTTAAAGGTGATTCAAAAAATCATCAGTTTTGCGTCCAAAGGAACCAAAGTGTATTACATCACCGGAAATCATGATGAAATGCTAAGAAAATTTAGCGATCTAAACATGGGGAATTTTTCATTGGTGGATAAATTGGTTTTGGAATTGGATGACAAAAAAGCGTGGATATTTCATGGAGATGTATTTGATGCTTCTGTCAATCATGCCAAATGGATTGCCAAATTAGGAGGATTAGGATACGACTATTTAATCCTACTCAATCGACTAGTTAATTGGTGTTTGAACAAAATAGGAAAAGAACCTTATTCTTTTTCCAAAAAAATAAAAGCAAGTGTCAAAAAAGCGGTCAAGCATATATCCGATTTTGAAGAAACCGCCACTGAGTTAGCCATTGAAAACAACTATGATTATGTTATTTGTGGTCATATACACGAACCTAAAATGATTCAAAAAACAAATAAAAATGGAAGTACCCTTTATTTAAATTCTGGAGATTGGGTAGAAAACTTGACTGCCTTAGAATACAATAAGAAAAAATGGAAATTGAGACGTTATGACGAATCCTACTATTTAGATAATGAAAACTCAACAGAAGAAGAAGAAATTTTAAACACTAAATTAATAGCTTCTATTCTTTTTTCTAAATAA
- a CDS encoding enoyl-CoA hydratase-related protein has translation MDIIICSQNGALTTITLNKPPANSYELNFLTALGDTIEKINQDQTIKVVLIKSASEKFFCAGADIKVFGSNTVEQNKEMVVAARRVCHLISTSTKIFIAAFRGHILGGGLELAMACDIRLASQGNYLIGLPEIKLGLIPGNGGTVRLITLIGASRAMELLVTGNTINAVTAHQFGLINHLYPADTFEKDVLDYCKNLASGAGEAMASIKKFTLESQGMNLQQALQLETALVNPLYETPDGIEGFKAFIEKRTPNFK, from the coding sequence ATGGATATAATTATTTGCTCACAGAACGGAGCGCTTACCACTATCACCTTAAACAAACCACCTGCAAATAGTTACGAATTGAATTTCTTAACAGCATTAGGAGATACGATTGAAAAAATTAATCAAGATCAAACTATAAAAGTTGTGTTAATCAAAAGCGCATCCGAAAAGTTTTTTTGCGCAGGTGCCGATATCAAAGTTTTTGGCAGCAATACTGTAGAACAAAATAAAGAAATGGTTGTGGCCGCTCGTCGTGTTTGTCATTTAATAAGCACAAGTACAAAAATTTTCATTGCAGCTTTTAGAGGTCATATTCTAGGCGGTGGATTGGAATTGGCTATGGCTTGCGACATTCGATTAGCCTCTCAAGGAAATTATCTTATTGGTCTTCCAGAAATTAAACTTGGACTGATTCCTGGAAATGGAGGAACAGTTCGATTAATTACTCTTATTGGTGCAAGTCGCGCAATGGAATTGCTCGTAACTGGAAACACGATTAATGCCGTAACGGCACATCAATTCGGACTAATCAATCACTTATATCCTGCGGATACTTTCGAAAAGGATGTTTTAGACTATTGTAAAAATTTAGCCTCTGGCGCAGGAGAAGCGATGGCAAGCATTAAGAAATTTACTCTTGAAAGTCAAGGGATGAATCTACAACAAGCTTTGCAACTAGAAACTGCTCTAGTTAATCCATTATATGAAACGCCAGATGGAATAGAAGGTTTTAAAGCCTTTATCGAAAAAAGAACGCCTAATTTTAAATAA
- a CDS encoding enoyl-CoA hydratase/isomerase family protein has protein sequence METTNQDRTIKVVLINSASEKFFCAGADIKVFGTNTIEQRNGRGGPQSLSFN, from the coding sequence ATCGAAACTACTAACCAAGACCGAACCATCAAGGTTGTTTTAATTAATAGCGCTTCAGAAAAGTTTTTCTGTGCTGGAGCAGACATCAAAGTTTTTGGAACAAACACTATCGAACAAAGAAATGGTCGTGGCGGCCCGCAGAGTTTGTCATTTAATTAG
- the bshA gene encoding N-acetyl-alpha-D-glucosaminyl L-malate synthase BshA — MRIAIVCYPTFGGSGVVATELGLELGRMGHEVHFITYSQPVRLALLNPNVHYHEVNVPEYPLFHYQPYELALSSKLVDMVKLYNIEILHVHYAIPHAYAGYMARQMLKDEGIHIPMVTTLHGTDITLVGNHPFYKPAVSFSINKSDVVTSVSQSLKDDTYRLLNIKRDIHVIPNFIELDKNILDPHIPCRRSVMAEKGEKIITHISNFRKVKRIPDIIRIFHKIQQKIPAKLMMVGDGPEKEKAEVLCQELGISDKVIFFGNSHEIDKILSYSDLFLLPSETESFGLAALEAMAWGVPVISSNSGGLPEVNFSGVSGYLSDVGNIDEMAENAVKILSDDLVLCEFKKNALEVAKKFDIKNILPLYVNLYEVALEKYAKKTKSPSDLN, encoded by the coding sequence ATGAGAATTGCAATTGTTTGTTACCCAACCTTTGGAGGTAGTGGTGTTGTCGCAACAGAGTTAGGATTAGAGTTAGGTCGAATGGGTCATGAGGTACATTTTATCACCTATAGCCAACCCGTGCGCTTGGCGTTGTTGAATCCTAATGTACATTACCATGAGGTAAACGTTCCTGAATATCCTTTGTTTCACTACCAACCCTATGAGTTGGCTTTGTCAAGCAAATTGGTAGATATGGTCAAATTGTATAATATTGAAATCCTTCATGTACATTATGCTATTCCTCATGCGTATGCAGGGTATATGGCAAGACAAATGCTGAAAGATGAAGGTATTCATATACCGATGGTAACAACTTTACACGGTACAGATATTACTTTGGTAGGGAATCATCCATTCTATAAACCTGCAGTGAGTTTTAGTATCAATAAATCTGATGTAGTGACTTCGGTATCTCAAAGTTTAAAAGATGATACCTATCGTTTACTGAATATCAAACGTGATATTCATGTGATTCCAAATTTTATTGAACTAGATAAAAATATTCTAGACCCACATATTCCTTGTCGTCGTTCGGTAATGGCAGAAAAAGGAGAAAAAATTATTACTCATATTAGTAATTTTAGGAAAGTAAAACGTATTCCAGATATTATTAGAATTTTTCATAAAATTCAACAAAAAATTCCAGCCAAATTAATGATGGTAGGGGATGGTCCTGAAAAAGAAAAGGCAGAGGTATTGTGTCAAGAATTAGGGATTTCAGATAAAGTTATCTTTTTTGGAAACAGTCACGAAATTGATAAAATTTTGAGCTATTCAGATTTGTTTTTGCTCCCTTCGGAGACAGAAAGTTTTGGTCTTGCCGCTTTAGAAGCTATGGCTTGGGGAGTCCCTGTGATTTCGAGTAATTCTGGAGGTTTACCTGAGGTAAATTTCTCTGGAGTTTCTGGGTACTTGAGTGATGTAGGAAACATTGATGAAATGGCAGAAAATGCCGTTAAAATTTTGAGTGATGATTTAGTACTTTGTGAATTCAAGAAAAATGCACTGGAAGTAGCTAAGAAATTTGATATCAAAAATATCTTGCCACTTTATGTTAACTTGTATGAGGTAGCTTTGGAAAAGTATGCTAAGAAAACCAAATCACCATCTGACTTGAATTAA